One window from the genome of Dioscorea cayenensis subsp. rotundata cultivar TDr96_F1 chromosome 3, TDr96_F1_v2_PseudoChromosome.rev07_lg8_w22 25.fasta, whole genome shotgun sequence encodes:
- the LOC120284149 gene encoding WAT1-related protein At4g08290-like isoform X2, whose translation MKSCKPYLIMTFTLLLLAIYMALLQVVLDPSRGIDTIVLFVYESTVSAVVLSSLAFIVERGRRPKLSFTIVLWALLIGCLEVPLGQLMMTASLRYVTAKFQSVALNTTPVVVFVVAVVCRRESFRFLSVNGQAKLWGVFISATGALVMVIVSSKESLSSAESYGSLSVTGFWILGCLMNGLAVLAISSGTLLVEKVSMTYPAILTLTAMINVFGTALTTIAAVFMERKPSSWKNYLESKPTTRHHFLWGNCCHWRNILG comes from the exons ATGAAGAGCTGCAAGCCATACTTGATAATGACTTTCACTTTACTGCTGCTTGCCATTTACATGGCCCTCCTCCAAGTTGTGCTTGATCCTTCTCGTGGCATTGACACAATCGTCCTCTTTGTCTATGAGAGCACCGTCTCCGCCGTTGTCCTTAGCTCTCTGGCCTTTATAGTTGAGAG AGGAAGAAGGCCAAAACTCTCCTTCACTATTGTTCTATGGGCACTGCTTATTGGTTGTTTGGA GGTGCCATTAGGACAGTTGATGATGACGGCGAGCTTGAGATATGTAACGGCGAAGTTCCAGAGTGTGGCTTTGAACACAACTCCGGTGGTGGTGTTTGTAGTGGCAGTGGTGTGCCGACGGGAGAGCTTCAGGTTTCTAAGTGTTAATGGCCAGGCAAAGCTATGGGGAGTGTTCATTTCTGCCACCGGTGCACTTGTCATGGTGATTGTGTCCAGTAAGGAGAGCTTGAGCTCAGCAGAGTCATATGGTTCATTGTCAGTAACTGGGTTTTGGATTTTGGGGTGCTTGATGAATGGCCTCGCTGTTCTTGCCATATCCAGTGGAACTCTTTTGGTG GAGAAGGTATCTATGACATACCCAGCAATTCTTACCTTGACAGCAATGATCAATGTCTTCGGTACTGCCCTAACCACAATTGCAGCAGTCTTCATGGAGAGAAAACCTTCTTCATGGAAAAATTACTTGGAGTCCAAACCTACAACTCGTCACCATTTTCTATGGG GGAATTGCTGTCACTGGAGGAACATTCTGGGCTAA
- the LOC120284149 gene encoding WAT1-related protein At4g08290-like isoform X1, translated as MKSCKPYLIMTFTLLLLAIYMALLQVVLDPSRGIDTIVLFVYESTVSAVVLSSLAFIVERGRRPKLSFTIVLWALLIGCLEVPLGQLMMTASLRYVTAKFQSVALNTTPVVVFVVAVVCRRESFRFLSVNGQAKLWGVFISATGALVMVIVSSKESLSSAESYGSLSVTGFWILGCLMNGLAVLAISSGTLLVEKVSMTYPAILTLTAMINVFGTALTTIAAVFMERKPSSWKNYLESKPTTRHHFLWGTVFHVSCKVSYQQHKHNLRHASISAA; from the exons ATGAAGAGCTGCAAGCCATACTTGATAATGACTTTCACTTTACTGCTGCTTGCCATTTACATGGCCCTCCTCCAAGTTGTGCTTGATCCTTCTCGTGGCATTGACACAATCGTCCTCTTTGTCTATGAGAGCACCGTCTCCGCCGTTGTCCTTAGCTCTCTGGCCTTTATAGTTGAGAG AGGAAGAAGGCCAAAACTCTCCTTCACTATTGTTCTATGGGCACTGCTTATTGGTTGTTTGGA GGTGCCATTAGGACAGTTGATGATGACGGCGAGCTTGAGATATGTAACGGCGAAGTTCCAGAGTGTGGCTTTGAACACAACTCCGGTGGTGGTGTTTGTAGTGGCAGTGGTGTGCCGACGGGAGAGCTTCAGGTTTCTAAGTGTTAATGGCCAGGCAAAGCTATGGGGAGTGTTCATTTCTGCCACCGGTGCACTTGTCATGGTGATTGTGTCCAGTAAGGAGAGCTTGAGCTCAGCAGAGTCATATGGTTCATTGTCAGTAACTGGGTTTTGGATTTTGGGGTGCTTGATGAATGGCCTCGCTGTTCTTGCCATATCCAGTGGAACTCTTTTGGTG GAGAAGGTATCTATGACATACCCAGCAATTCTTACCTTGACAGCAATGATCAATGTCTTCGGTACTGCCCTAACCACAATTGCAGCAGTCTTCATGGAGAGAAAACCTTCTTCATGGAAAAATTACTTGGAGTCCAAACCTACAACTCGTCACCATTTTCTATGGGGTACAGTATTCCACGTTTCTTGCAAAGTTTCCTATCAGCAACATAAACACAATTTAAGACATGCTAGCATTTCAGCTGCATAA
- the LOC120254764 gene encoding transmembrane protein 230-like: MAYVDHAFSISDEDIMMDGPYVVQNKPPIREIALAISLLVFGTLGIIIGVIMACNHVGGDRTHGVFFAILGSVLFLPGFYYTRIAYYAYKGYKGFSFANIPPV, translated from the exons ATGGCGTACGTCGACCATGCCTTCTCGATCAGCGACGAGGACATCATGATGGACGGTCCATACGTCGTCCAGAACAAGCCCCCAATCCGTGAGATCGCGCTTGCTATCTCCCTCCTCGTCTTCGGAACCCTCGGCATCATCATCGGCGTTATCATGGCTTGCAACCACGTCGGCGGTGATCGCACACATG GGGTTTTCTTCGCGATTCTTGGGTCGGTGCTCTTCCTCCCCGGGTTTTACTACACGAGGATTGCTTACTATGCTTATAAAGGGTACAAGGGTTTCTCCTTCGCTAACATACCGCCTGTATGA